One part of the Dermacentor andersoni chromosome 2, qqDerAnde1_hic_scaffold, whole genome shotgun sequence genome encodes these proteins:
- the fd102C gene encoding uncharacterized protein fd102C — translation MCASSADASSCAQLTGMRGPAEPAAPGGALQVFGSAAHPPPSFVEYQRLQLFDYSQASRLRIMQPGLLGAYAGAFGPYAPPPGAESLFGFPPFFRFDPRSRFVQEEPKPQHSYIGLIAMAILSSAEKKMVLSDIYQYILDNYPYFRNRGPGWRNSIRHNLSLNDCFVKAGRSANGKGHYWAIHPANVDDFKKGDFRRRKAQRKVRRHMGLSVPDDDDSPTPTPPPPQPQPPLESQHTAAIWGEDGTSVGLTHKLSVTLKRRQFDVESLLAPDPLPLERRSQQQQQPSPKPGSPWPLPPAGCPLDSMGLQGTWPGQPQSLLAIHQERLSLFRAQHQEQMLHRWCPLQDPRSSPSVSDTEADKLSAPP, via the coding sequence ATGTGCGCCAGTTCGGCCGACGCCTCCTCGTGCGCGCAGTTGACCGGCATGAGGGGACCAGCGGAGCCCGCTGCACCCGGCGGCGCGTTGCAAGTGTTCGGCTCGGCGGCCCATCCTCCACCCTCGTTCGTCGAGTACCAGCGCCTGCAGCTGTTCGACTACAGCCAAGCCAGCCGGCTACGCATCATGCAGCCCGGCCTCCTGGGGGCTTACGCCGGCGCCTTCGGTCCGTACGCGCCTCCTCCTGGAGCCGAGAGCCTCTTCGGCTTCCCGCCTTTCTTTCGGTTCGACCCAAGGTCGCGGTTCGTCCAAGAGGAGCCCAAACCTCAGCACAGTTACATCGGGCTCATAGCGATGGCCATCCTCAGCTCGGCGGAGAAGAAGATGGTGCTGAGCGACATTTACCAGTACATCCTGGACAACTACCCGTACTTCCGAAACCGGGGTCCCGGCTGGCGCAACTCGATCCGCCACAACCTGTCGCTCAACGACTGCTTCGTCAAGGCCGGCCGCAGCGCCAACGGCAAGGGCCACTACTGGGCCATCCACCCGGCCAACGTGGACGACTTCAAGAAGGGCGACTTCCGACGCCGCAAGGCTCAGCGCAAAGTGCGCAGGCACATGGGTCTCTCGGTgcccgacgacgacgacagcccGACGCCAACGCCGCCCCCTCCTCAACCTCAGCCACCGCTAGAATCGCAGCATACGGCCGCCATCTGGGGCGAGGACGGCACCTCCGTGGGCTTGACGCACAAGCTGTCGGTGACCCTCAAGAGACGCCAGTTCGACGTCGAGAGTCTTCTGGCGCCGGACCCCTTGCCGTTAGAGCGAcgctcgcagcagcagcagcagccgtcgcCGAAGCCGGGCAGTCCATGGCCCTTGCCGCCCGCTGGCTGTCCCCTGGATTCCATGGGACTTCAGGGAACGTGGCCCGGCCAGCCACAGTCTTTGTTAGCCATTCACCAGGAGCGCCTGTCACTCTTCAGAGCGCAACACCAAGAACAAATGCTGCACCGCTGGTGTCCGCTTCAAGACCCACGCTCGTCGCCCTCCGTTTCGGACACCGAAGCGGACAAGCTGAGCGCTCCACCCTGA